CCACGCTCACCAACATGCGCGAGATCTATGCCCAGGCGGCTTCGAAAATGCCGCCACATCAGGCCTTTATCGACCATCTTGCAAAATCCGCCCGCCAAGGAGGCCAGGCCCATGCCCGTTGATCCCATTCGCTCCGTCCTGATTGTCGGCGGCGGCACGGCCGGCTGGATGACGGCGGCGGCCCTGGCGAAGATATTCGGTGATCAGGCGCTGGACATACGCCTTGTGGAAAGCGAGCAGATCGGCACGGTCGGCGTCGGCGAGGCCACGATTCCACAAATCCTGCTCTTCAACCGGATGCTCGGGATCGACGAGAACGAGTTTGTTCGCGCGACCCAGGGCACGTTCAAGCTGGGGATCGAATTCGTCAATTGGCGGCGTGAGGGGCATAGCTATATCCACCCGTTCGGCTCCTACGGCAGCGACATGGATGGGGTTATGTTCCACCACTTCTGGCTCCACGCGCGGCAGCGCGGCTATGAAGTGGACCTGCCGGAATTTTGCCTGCAGATAATCGCCGCCCGCCAGGGCAAATTCCTGCGGCCGGTACCCGATGCCCGCAATTCTCCGCTCGGGCATATCGCCTACGCATTCCAGTTCGATGCCAGCCTCTATGCCGCCTATCTCCGGCGCTACGCAGAAGGCCGTGGCGTCACGAGAACGGAAGGCCGCATTGCTAATACGCGTCTCGATCCAGAGACAGGACATGTGCAGGGCGTTCAGCTTGAGAACGGCGAGACGATAGAAGCCGACTTCTTCATCGACTGCTCGGGCTTTCGCGGCCTGCTGATCGAACAGGCGCTCAAGACTGGTTATGAGGACTGGAGCTCCTGGCTGCCCTGCAACAGCGCCCTTGCGGTTCCGTCCGAAAACACGGGGCCGCCCTCGCCCTACACGCGCGCCACGGCCCGGAAGGCTGGTTGGCAGTGGCGTATTCCGCTCCAGCACCGCACCGGTAACGGTCATGTCTATTGCTCTGACCATATCAGCGATGACGAAGCGGCGAACATCCTGCTGTCCAACCTCGACGGCCCGGCGCTGCGTGACCCGCTGCAACTGCGTTTTACGACCGGACATCGAAAGAAGTTCTGGAACAAGAACGTGCTCGCGATCGGACTGTCTGCCGGCTTCATGGAACCACTGGAGTCGACGAGCATCCATCTGATTCAGAGCGGCATTGCGCGTTTGATGACACTCTTTCCCGACCGCGCCTTCAACCCGGTGGACATCGACGAATACAATCGACTCACCCTGCAGGAATACGACTATGTGCGCGACTTTCTGGTTCTGCACTATCGGCAGACAGAGCGCGATGACAGCGAGTTCTGGCGCTATTGCCGAAACCTCCCGCTAACGGATCATCTGGCCCGCAAGCTTGCGCTCTACCAGACCAATGGTCGCGTCAGCCGCGAAAAGGACGAGCTCTTCAACGAGACCAGCTGGCTGGCTGTTCTGGATGGGCAGGGCGTCGTTCCGCAGGGGCATCACCCGCTTGTTACCGGGCTTGGCGATGCAGAAGTCGATGCGCGCCTGGAGCAGATTCTGGGCGCAGTCCGAGCATCGGCCCGACAAATGCCCTCGCATGCAGACTTCATCGCCAACCAGTGCGCTGCGCCGGCCGATATCCAACTTTTTCAGGCTTAGGAGACTTCCATGCTCGTCACACTTATCAGCCTGACCCAGGCATTGGCCGCAGCAGGTTGCGACATTCCCGCTGGTGAAACACCGATCCTGTTCAACCAGACCGGCTTTGAGTCGGGTGCCGTGAAACTTGCGGTCTTGCGCAATGCCGCGACAGAACCGGCCCGCTGGGAAATCCGTGACGCGAGCGGCAGCGTCCGGTTGAACGGCGAGACCATCGTCCACGGGTTGGATGCCAGCTCGGGCGATTTTGTTCACCAGATCCGCTTTGATGCCTTGACCGACCAGGGGGAAGATTACCAACTCACTGTGTGCGGCGAGGAGAGCCGACCGTTCACGATCGCCGACGAGCCCTATGGCCGATTGGCGGAAGACGCGCTGCGCTATTTCTATCTCAACCGGCTGGGGACCGAATTGCAGCCGGAATTTACCGGCGGGGCGATGTGGGCGCGCGCGGCCGGGTTCATTGACAGCCATCCGACCTGCTTTTTCGGCCCGGACCAAGAGGGAACCGAGTGGCCGGGCTGTAGCTACACGCTCGAAACGACCGGTGGCTGGGCCGATGCTGGGGATTACGGCCAGTATGTGGTCAATGGAGGCATCTCAGTCTGGACCCTGCAACATGCCTACGAACGCCTGGCGGCACGCGGTCAACTGGCCACATTGGGCTGGACCGGTGAACGCGTAGCACTGCCCCAAGAGCAGGAGACCATCAGTGAAATCCTGCTGGAGGCGCGCTGGCACCTGGACTGGATGCTGACGATGCAGATCCCCGACGGCGAGACCGTTTGGGTCGATCAGCGGTTACCCGGGGCCGACACGGCAGACCTTCAGGAGATTGATGGCTCGGGCCTGGTCCATCACAAGCTCCATGAACGGGCCTGGCTGCCTTTGCCCTTATTGCCACAAGACGCGGATGAAGAACGCTTTCTCATACCCCCATCTACGGCTGCAAGCCTGAACCTGGCCGCAGCCGCGGCCCAAGCTTCGCGTCTGTGGGAAGAACTTGATCCTGACTATGCCGTGCGCACGCTCGAGGCCGCGCGTCGCGCCTATACTGCCGCTCAACGCAATCCGGACCTTCTGGCCCGGAACAATTTCGATGGCGGTGGCGCCTATGGCGATACCGATCTTCTGGATGAGTTTGCCTGGGCCGCGGCAGAGCTCTTTCTGACGACCGGAGACACAGGCTACGCAGATGACCTTGCGGCGGCTCTGACCAATGACGCCTATCAGCCCTCGCCCATATTCTGGGCCAATACAGGCCTGCTGGCGGACCTGTCCCTTGCACTGAGTGACGAGCCCTCGCCTGAGCGGGCAGACGCGGCTGACCGCCTGGTCGCGGAGGCCAATCGATATCTCGAAGAGGCGGATCGCGAAGGATACCACTTCCCGATGCCTGCGAGTGAAATGAACTGGGGGTCGAACGCCAACCTCCTCAATCGGGGACTGGTCCTTGCCAGCGCCCACGACCTCACCGGGGACGAACGATACCGCAATGGCGCAGTCCATGCCCTGGACTATGTATTGGGCCGCAACGCCCTGGATCAGAGTTATGTGTCCGGCCACGGAGTCCGCAGCATGCAGACACCGCATCACCGCTTTTGGGCACGTGGTGCCGATCCGGAATTCCCGCCAGCCCCGGCCGGGGCCCTGTCGGGCGGCGCCAATCATCTGAACATGGCAGATCCGGTTGCGATGGAAATGCGCGGAACCTGCGCGCCCCAACGCTGCTGGGCCGATCATGTCGATGCATTCGCTCTCAACGAGGTCGCCATCAACTGGAATGCGCCCCTGTTTGCGCTGGCGGCTCAACTGGAGAGCACCACCGCGCAAGCCTCTGAATGAGACTGGCGATTAATCACTGAAACGTTTTGCGCGCCGAGAATTGACAACGTAGTCAATAATTGGTCATCTTTCGGTCGAGGGAGACCAGAATGACAACGAAGACGCAGAAGCTCGCATCCGTTTCTATGATCGCGACCTTGATCAGCATCGGGCTGGCAGGTTGTAGCGACGGCACCGATACCGCCGCTACCGAACGCCCCGCTGCGTCGTCATCTCCCGCGGTCTATACTCCGCCCGCCGATGCTATGGCGGATCCGGACGCTTGGCCCCAAATCGCCCCCTTGCCGCTCGACCCCGAAGTCGAAGCCCGTATCGATAGCATCATGGCGATGATGACCGTCGAGCAGAAAGTCGGCCAGACGATCCAGGCCGATAGCGGCTCCGTGACACCTGAGGATGTTCGCAATTATCGACTGGGGTCGGTGCTGAGCGGTGGGAACTCCGCACCTGGACCGCGCGCCTATGCCGACGCCCAAACCTGGCTCGATGCGGCCGACGCATACTTCAACGCCTCGATCGACCCTGACGGCGTCGAGATCGCGATTCCCATCATATGGGGAATTGATGCGGTCCATGGTCACGCCAATTTGCGCGGCGCCGTGGTCTTTCCGCACAATATCGGCCTCGGCGCGATGAATAATCCCGATCTGATCGAAGACATCTACCGTGTGACCGCACGCGAGTTGTCCGTATCAGGCCATGACTGGACGTTCGCGCCCACGCTCGCCGTGCCCCGGGACGACCGATGGGGTCGCAC
The window above is part of the Maricaulis maris MCS10 genome. Proteins encoded here:
- a CDS encoding tryptophan halogenase family protein, yielding MPVDPIRSVLIVGGGTAGWMTAAALAKIFGDQALDIRLVESEQIGTVGVGEATIPQILLFNRMLGIDENEFVRATQGTFKLGIEFVNWRREGHSYIHPFGSYGSDMDGVMFHHFWLHARQRGYEVDLPEFCLQIIAARQGKFLRPVPDARNSPLGHIAYAFQFDASLYAAYLRRYAEGRGVTRTEGRIANTRLDPETGHVQGVQLENGETIEADFFIDCSGFRGLLIEQALKTGYEDWSSWLPCNSALAVPSENTGPPSPYTRATARKAGWQWRIPLQHRTGNGHVYCSDHISDDEAANILLSNLDGPALRDPLQLRFTTGHRKKFWNKNVLAIGLSAGFMEPLESTSIHLIQSGIARLMTLFPDRAFNPVDIDEYNRLTLQEYDYVRDFLVLHYRQTERDDSEFWRYCRNLPLTDHLARKLALYQTNGRVSREKDELFNETSWLAVLDGQGVVPQGHHPLVTGLGDAEVDARLEQILGAVRASARQMPSHADFIANQCAAPADIQLFQA
- a CDS encoding glycoside hydrolase family 9 protein, which encodes MLVTLISLTQALAAAGCDIPAGETPILFNQTGFESGAVKLAVLRNAATEPARWEIRDASGSVRLNGETIVHGLDASSGDFVHQIRFDALTDQGEDYQLTVCGEESRPFTIADEPYGRLAEDALRYFYLNRLGTELQPEFTGGAMWARAAGFIDSHPTCFFGPDQEGTEWPGCSYTLETTGGWADAGDYGQYVVNGGISVWTLQHAYERLAARGQLATLGWTGERVALPQEQETISEILLEARWHLDWMLTMQIPDGETVWVDQRLPGADTADLQEIDGSGLVHHKLHERAWLPLPLLPQDADEERFLIPPSTAASLNLAAAAAQASRLWEELDPDYAVRTLEAARRAYTAAQRNPDLLARNNFDGGGAYGDTDLLDEFAWAAAELFLTTGDTGYADDLAAALTNDAYQPSPIFWANTGLLADLSLALSDEPSPERADAADRLVAEANRYLEEADREGYHFPMPASEMNWGSNANLLNRGLVLASAHDLTGDERYRNGAVHALDYVLGRNALDQSYVSGHGVRSMQTPHHRFWARGADPEFPPAPAGALSGGANHLNMADPVAMEMRGTCAPQRCWADHVDAFALNEVAINWNAPLFALAAQLESTTAQASE